A stretch of the Aegilops tauschii subsp. strangulata cultivar AL8/78 chromosome 4, Aet v6.0, whole genome shotgun sequence genome encodes the following:
- the LOC109771008 gene encoding peamaclein, with amino-acid sequence MSKPSRCRALRTQVALLLVLLVAASLLPAGDAASGFCAGKCAVRCGRSRAKRGACMKYCGLCCEECACVPTGRSGSRDECPCYRDMLTAGPRKRPKCP; translated from the exons ATGAGCAAGCCATCGAGGTGCAGGGCGCTGCGGACGCAGGTCGCCCTGCTCCTCGTCTTGCTCGTCGCTGCCTCCCTGCTCCCGGCTGGCGACGCTGCTTCAG GGTTCTGCGCGGGCAAGTGCGCGGTGCGGTGCGGGCGGTCGCGCGCGAAGCGGGGGGCGTGCATGAAGTACTGCGGGCTGTGCTGCGAGGAGTGCGCCTGCGTGCCCACGGGGAGGAGCGGCAGCCGCGACGAGTGCCCCTGCTACCGCGACATGCTCACCGCCGGCCCCAGGAAGAGGCCCAAGTGCCCCTGA